Proteins from a single region of Gemmatimonadota bacterium:
- a CDS encoding isochorismatase family protein, with translation MQNKITIAPRYYRWHVDKGVVWIEKNTSYAHLNWKIPIAQTALVLVDIWSHHYLKDTAARSEEIVHNNIVPLLYACRKAEMPIVHAPAPRLAEAHPSWVNLIEKGETSTNAKNNWPPTEFRNKTGIYKQYARPIEPREEELTKIRARLAMHPLVQVEGQEAVISTGEELHRWCKQQDILFLFYLGFNTNACILMRDYGTLAMGRRGYEIILLRDCTTGMESFETHQTLGQTRGAVLFLEMFGHYSLTSEELIAGLPG, from the coding sequence ATGCAAAACAAAATAACCATCGCCCCTCGCTACTACCGCTGGCACGTTGACAAAGGCGTCGTCTGGATCGAAAAGAACACGAGCTATGCCCACCTCAACTGGAAAATCCCGATAGCGCAAACAGCACTCGTACTCGTCGATATCTGGTCGCATCACTACCTGAAAGACACCGCGGCCCGATCCGAGGAAATCGTACACAACAACATCGTCCCCCTCCTATACGCCTGTCGAAAAGCGGAAATGCCCATCGTTCACGCCCCGGCACCGCGATTGGCCGAAGCGCATCCATCCTGGGTGAACCTGATCGAAAAAGGAGAAACATCCACCAACGCCAAAAACAACTGGCCTCCCACTGAATTTCGCAACAAAACGGGAATATATAAACAATATGCGAGACCCATAGAACCACGCGAAGAAGAACTCACCAAAATCCGCGCCAGACTCGCAATGCATCCCCTCGTACAGGTCGAGGGACAGGAAGCCGTCATCTCCACAGGAGAAGAACTCCACCGCTGGTGCAAACAACAGGACATACTCTTCCTCTTCTATCTCGGCTTCAACACCAACGCCTGCATCTTGATGAGAGACTACGGAACCCTCGCAATGGGTCGCCGCGGGTATGAAATCATCCTCCTTCGGGACTGCACCACCGGAATGGAATCCTTTGAAACACACCAAACCCTCGGTCAAACCCGGGGCGCCGTACTCTTCCTGGAAATGTTCGGACACTATTCTCTGACATCGGAGGAACTAATCGCGGGATTGCCGGGGTAA